A DNA window from Ornithodoros turicata isolate Travis chromosome 10, ASM3712646v1, whole genome shotgun sequence contains the following coding sequences:
- the LOC135371219 gene encoding TWiK family of potassium channels protein 7-like, translating into MESLKNRLPLWITENVYVRSIFLRITISLLLAFYVLLGAATFLVFGVEQSYVSDLRARRNDTATLLVAELGIVRPTQEDWVRTVTRYLEDYEGEVLRQNRLHQATESTWTFEDAFYFSVSILSTTGSCSYFPRSTATKVAVVIYACFGIPLLAFWLVLHGKTVAQTFLLVCSNFCCSPLRPNTKFKRNSTIQPLPDDINPEHTATPANSTSDSGSRMLTSSETLPAESCLRTITVGTARGTTMVIDRRQILCSLLALILFFSVYALFGAATAAAIWRQPILECVYWGFLQFSTMSFMTSQPHVSEITSEARAVWVAYFGFATILFFAAMYLSYLLLTWKCWFCKIRSDGDMF; encoded by the exons ATGGAATCTTTGAAAAACAGACTGCCCCTATGGATTACCGAAAACGTGTACGTCCGGTCAATCTTTCTTCGCATCACGATAAGTCTCCTCCTGGCATTCTACGTTCTTCTGGGAGCAGCTACTTTCCTCGTGTTCGGCGTAGAACAGAGCTACGTGTCGGACCTAAGAGCGAGACGCAATGACACAGCAACGTTACTTGTGGCCGAGCTGGGAATCGTGAGGCCAACGCAAGAGGATTGGGTTCGAACGGTGACCAGGTACCTGGAAGATTACGAGGGCGAGGTGTTGAGGCAGAACAGGCTTCACCAGGCTACAGAATCAACGTGGACTTTCGAAGACGCCTTCTATTTCAGTGTCAGCATACTGAGCACTACAG GAAGCTGCAGCTACTTTCCAAGGAGCACCGCCACCAAAGTTGCAGTGGTCATCTATGCTTGCTTCGGTATACCTCTCCTCGCCTTCTGGCTGGTACTTCACGGGAAGACAGTGGCACAGACGTTTTTACTCGTCTGCTCAAACTTCTGTTGCTCCCCTTTGCGGCCAAACACAAAGTTCAAGAGGAATTCCACCATTCAACCACTACCGGACGACATCAACCCCGAACACACCGCTACACCCGCGAACTCCACATCGGATTCTGGTTCTAGGATGTTGACGTCCTCAGAAACTCTGCCTGCCGAATCGTGCCTGCGTACCATCACGGTAGGCACTGCACGAGGGACGACCATGGTTATCGACCGCAGGCAAATTCTCTGTTCGCTGCTCGCACTGATCTTGTTCTTCTCTGTGTACGCATTATTTGGGGCTGCAACTGCGGCAGCCATCTGGCGGCAACCTATCCTCGAGTGTGTATACTGGGGTTTCCTTCAGTTTTCGACCATGAGCTTCATGACTAGTCAGCCGCACGTATCAGAAATAACATCGGAAGCTCGGGCTGTGTGGGTTGCCTACTTCGGTTTTGCGACTATCCTATTTTTTGCAGCCATGTACCTGAGTTATTTATTGCTCACTTGGAAGTGTTGGTTCTGTAAAATAAGGAGCGATGGTGACATGTTCTAA
- the LOC135371218 gene encoding uncharacterized protein LOC135371218 isoform X2 yields MGLAQEEENGEAGFSCGNRVVFRANCHPAYSHRESPASKVPERSSMTSCPFPFKTTVVLVLFTVAAESVVMSPSLDQGPKMWFSHRSLPLLLLTTQRGASWVGRQYAPYGPPRTPLLTYSFMCHTHLRHMSNTASSRASLSSRQTHQSSSISPPQGPRYFRSFRWLTIPLGLGFAYFAYQHLRSAHNGDKASQVIASDLQVSFYTMLPLRMASRWWGWANDIELPLWVRSPILRFFSWMFCCNINEAEVDDLRQYRNLGEFFRRTLKPGLRPVHAGECVVSPADGTVLHFGRIEKGFVEQVKGITYSLPRFLGPHPWDPHCLHSGDEEQYHQKLLENKVGSAAPQAFSRYPTKRTPRRSKLDCRPF; encoded by the exons ATGGGCTTGGCACAGGAAGAAGAGAATGGTGAAGCAGGCTTCTCGTGCGGAAACCGCGTCGTCTTCCGCGCGAATTGTCATCCTGCATACAGTCATCGTGAGAGCCCCGCAAGCAAAGTTCCCGAGCGAAGTTCCATGACGTCGTGTCCATTTCCATTTAAAACAACCGTGGTCCTTGTTCTGTTCACTGTGGCTGCGGAGTCCGTGGTCATGAG CCCAAGCTTGGATCAAGGTCCCAAAATGTGGTTCTCACATCGTAGtctcccgctgctgctgctgacgaCCCAGCGTGGCGCCTCCTGGGTGGGACGCCAGTACGCCCCCTATGGCCCCCCTAGAACGCCCCTTCTAACCTATTCGTTTATGTGCCACACCCACCTCAGGCATATGTCTA ACACAGCCAGTTCCCGGGCATCGCTGTCTTCGCGGCAGACTCACCAAAGTTCTTCCATATCTCCGCCCCAAGGACCCCGTTACTTTCGCAGCTTTCGGTGGTTAACCATCCCATTAGGGCTTGGATTTGCATACTTTGCATATCAGCACCTCCGCTCCGCTCACAATGGTGACAAGGCTTCGCAAGTCATCGCCTCTGACCTTCAG GTGTCTTTCTATACCATGCTTCCGCTCCGTATGGCTTCGAGGTGGTGGGGTTGGGCCAACGACATTGAGCTGCCTCTGTGGGTCCGATCCCCCATCTTGCGTTTCTTCTCCTGGATGTTCTGCTGCAACATCAACGAGGCAGAAGTTGATGACCTCCGACAGTACCGAAACCTGGGGGAATTCTTCAGACGCACGCTCAAACCTGGACTCCGGCCCGTCCATGCAGGAGAGTGTGTG GTGAGCCCAGCAGATGGCACTGTTCTTCACTTTGGACGCATAGAGAAGGGATTTGTGGAGCAAGTAAAGGGAATCACGTACTCCTTGCCACGTTTTTTGGGACCTCATCCTTGGGATCCTCACTGTCTTCACAGTGGA GACGAGGAACAATACCATCAAAAACTTCTGGAGAACAAAG TGGGAAGTGCAGCACCGCAGGCATTTTCCAG GTACCCTACTAAGCGTACGCCCAGGCGTAGTAAGTTGGATTGCAGGCCTTTTTAA
- the LOC135371218 gene encoding phosphatidylserine decarboxylase proenzyme, mitochondrial-like isoform X1, translating to MGLAQEEENGEAGFSCGNRVVFRANCHPAYSHRESPASKVPERSSMTSCPFPFKTTVVLVLFTVAAESVVMSPSLDQGPKMWFSHRSLPLLLLTTQRGASWVGRQYAPYGPPRTPLLTYSFMCHTHLRHMSNTASSRASLSSRQTHQSSSISPPQGPRYFRSFRWLTIPLGLGFAYFAYQHLRSAHNGDKASQVIASDLQVSFYTMLPLRMASRWWGWANDIELPLWVRSPILRFFSWMFCCNINEAEVDDLRQYRNLGEFFRRTLKPGLRPVHAGECVVSPADGTVLHFGRIEKGFVEQVKGITYSLPRFLGPHPWDPHCLHSGDEEQYHQKLLENKGTELYHCVVYLAPGDYHRFHSPVQWEVQHRRHFPGTLLSVRPGVVSWIAGLFNMNERVVYMGHWAHGFFSMTAVGATNVGSIKVYFDKDLVTNTRKYKKHAFQDKCFQSNHNSEGVHLEKGDPFGEFNLGSTIVLIFEAPAGFNLQLHKGQKIKYGDLVCEHGSAKG from the exons ATGGGCTTGGCACAGGAAGAAGAGAATGGTGAAGCAGGCTTCTCGTGCGGAAACCGCGTCGTCTTCCGCGCGAATTGTCATCCTGCATACAGTCATCGTGAGAGCCCCGCAAGCAAAGTTCCCGAGCGAAGTTCCATGACGTCGTGTCCATTTCCATTTAAAACAACCGTGGTCCTTGTTCTGTTCACTGTGGCTGCGGAGTCCGTGGTCATGAG CCCAAGCTTGGATCAAGGTCCCAAAATGTGGTTCTCACATCGTAGtctcccgctgctgctgctgacgaCCCAGCGTGGCGCCTCCTGGGTGGGACGCCAGTACGCCCCCTATGGCCCCCCTAGAACGCCCCTTCTAACCTATTCGTTTATGTGCCACACCCACCTCAGGCATATGTCTA ACACAGCCAGTTCCCGGGCATCGCTGTCTTCGCGGCAGACTCACCAAAGTTCTTCCATATCTCCGCCCCAAGGACCCCGTTACTTTCGCAGCTTTCGGTGGTTAACCATCCCATTAGGGCTTGGATTTGCATACTTTGCATATCAGCACCTCCGCTCCGCTCACAATGGTGACAAGGCTTCGCAAGTCATCGCCTCTGACCTTCAG GTGTCTTTCTATACCATGCTTCCGCTCCGTATGGCTTCGAGGTGGTGGGGTTGGGCCAACGACATTGAGCTGCCTCTGTGGGTCCGATCCCCCATCTTGCGTTTCTTCTCCTGGATGTTCTGCTGCAACATCAACGAGGCAGAAGTTGATGACCTCCGACAGTACCGAAACCTGGGGGAATTCTTCAGACGCACGCTCAAACCTGGACTCCGGCCCGTCCATGCAGGAGAGTGTGTG GTGAGCCCAGCAGATGGCACTGTTCTTCACTTTGGACGCATAGAGAAGGGATTTGTGGAGCAAGTAAAGGGAATCACGTACTCCTTGCCACGTTTTTTGGGACCTCATCCTTGGGATCCTCACTGTCTTCACAGTGGA GACGAGGAACAATACCATCAAAAACTTCTGGAGAACAAAGGTACCGAGCTGTATCACTGTGTAGTGTATTTAGCGCCAGGAGATTACCATCGTTTCCACTCTCCTGTGCAGTGGGAAGTGCAGCACCGCAGGCATTTTCCAG GTACCCTACTAAGCGTACGCCCAGGCGTAGTAAGTTGGATTGCAGGCCTTTTTAATATGAACGAGCGAGTCGTGTACATGGGCCATTGGGCTCATGGGTTCTTCAGCATGACAGCAGTGGGAGCTACCAATGTGGGGTCTATCAAGGTGTACTTCGACAAG GACCTAGTGACAAATACCCGCAAGTATAAGAAGCACGCTTTCCAGGATAAGTGTTTCCAGTCTAATCACAACTCTGAAGGGGTTCACCTAGAAAAGGGGGATCCCTTCGGAGAATTCAACCTGGGTTCAACCATAGTCCTCATCTTTGAAGCACCTGCGGGCTTTAATCTGCAACTCCACAAAGGTCAGAAGATCAAATACGGCGATTTGGTTTGCGAACACGGATCTGCAAAAGGGTGA
- the LOC135371217 gene encoding DNA replication ATP-dependent helicase/nuclease DNA2-like, which translates to MHPTKKKASKKGQQLLSSYFTKGAVKCTKAEQDSPARKATEPDVFIVDDSDFSEDMVPPTPLQKPSKWLNKGAVTKNREQQPSRHKTNAPLHSANAKVKTFVPSPLKLNEVMHGVSEPSIDSISTKRKLNPFDAPSSPKKKSRVLDIENYSSIKMRKRPDDFVSQSPNFTSIKEKENNPSDTQSKRDIRPGSTPVDTFPNIMQEGRRDNQPKVTCHGTHKEDDGQVAAARQRDDYAVQLNRNSTSPNMEASIAMNRNLTTAKTVEDVYADILDSEGVADCAPNDSIEIDLGDLNWDDESFETGEDSSSLYPVRRSVRAVVIGCGSGATGCLSLNVRTVDHPEEELVCNLSGSWRSLQVAVGDVVQVHAEFRGRTCVVDDVGGFVVTHPDYLISTTTVVGSMFCARKSVLSLKYKDIEGPNKEMLMGSIAHELFQLAIQEKATEDSMRAMLDRLLQRNDILHEMYGLKLPGDDVREYGEKLIPNVARWLSDYVVPQRTSKFRSRKDVSVTAVRDIEENYWCPRLGLKGKVDATTEVTIHGPSGSAEKKLIPLELKTGKHSFSFEHMGQVILYSLMMSERFDEDTSEGLLLYIRDGVDMKRVPSKHTDCCGLLQRRNDLAYHLAKQRCLEVDLKNGTVCAPQDILPPPINSDRYCPRCPLSTVCSIYQNTATNDTVEATKELPSFAKESIQHLSPSHLNYFNTWCSLLDLELLHSTARNQDRFWLEDAPKREENGLCLSGLRMIDTRNISPLCGDGRQATFHHCFRRQISATKRTTLVPTSLGIGDRVAVSDQHWTKTVAFAVGTIVDLDENEVTVKLDRNVFTYPNWQKATFRIDRLHSSAVFAICFSNLALLMSNDEKSEKLRSFVIDGVPPTFKKTLPKQWIVTCHKALKPLNDVQRRAIVKFLLADDYLLIKGMPGTGKTTTIAALIEALVLLGQTVLLASYTHSAVDNILLKLANKGVPFVRLGAQNRIHDRITEFSADFQTRMLKTTKALEEFYSNQPIIATTCLGLSHPAIYRRGLFDVCIIDEASQAMQPSCLGPLYRARRFVLVGDPQQLPPVIQSQDARKLGMDTSLFERMQTNHNTVTLSVQYRMNSEIMHLCNSLTYEGKLQCSSQKVRNATVLLPEVNNFSELLPPDSWVMQAASRELSQSVIFVCTDTTDAAEDANMTGSTSNKVEALIVSQLLHVFTKSGMGTTEIGVITPFRKQVQLLKDLLCSYRGVDISTVDQYQGREKTAILFSCVKSHEKEVSDTEILNDRRRLNVAISRARHKLVLIGNRSTVQKYQPFKELLNCLRPDQFIFLKPGDENIYREIIYAV; encoded by the exons GGTGCCGTAAAGTGTACAAAAGCTGAGCAAGATTCTCCTGCAAGAAAGGCTACTGAACCAGATGTATTCATTGTGGACGATTCGGATTTTAGCGAGGACATGGTTCCTCCGACGCCGCTTCAGAAGCCTTCCAAGTGGTTGAATAAGGGAGCAGTGACAAAGAACAGGGAGCAGCAGCCCAGTAGACACAAAACAAATGCGCCCTTACACTCAGCGAACGCGAAAGTAAAAACATTTGTTCCGAGTCCATTAAAATTAAATGAGGTTATGCACGGCGTATCGGAACCGAGTATTGACTCGATATCCACAAAACGTAAGCTGAATCCATTTGACGCTCCATCGTCACCAAAGAAGAAGAGTCGCGTACTCGACATAGAAAATTATTCCAGTATTAAAATGCGGAAGCGCCCGGACGATTTCGTAAGCCAGTCACCCAATTTTACCAGTATCAAGGAGAAAGAGAACAACCCTTCAGACACGCAATCTAAGCGTGATATTCGACCCGGATCGACTCCTGTTGACACTTTCCCCAACATTATGCAAGAAGGTAGGAGGGACAACCAGCCAAAGGTAACATGCCACGGAACACACAAGGAAGACGACGGACAAGTTGCTGCTGCAAGACAGAGAGATGATTATGCAGTTCAATTGAACCGTAACAGCACCTCACCAAATATGGAAGCAAGTATTGCGATGAATCGCAACTTGACGACAGCCAAAACGGTTGAAGATGTTTATGCTGATATCCTCGACTCTGAAGGTGTTGCTGATTGTGCACCAAATGATTCAATTGAAATCGACTTGGGTGACTTGAACTGGGATGATGAAAGTTTTGAAACTGG CGAAGACTCGAGCAGCTTGTACCCAGTCCGTCGTAGCGTAAGGGCTGTGGTCATTGGCTGCGGGTCCGGGGCGACAGGTTGCCTCTCCCTCAATGTCCGAACGGTAGACCATCCAGAAGAGGAGCTAGTGTGTAACCTGTCTGGATCCTG GAGAAGCCTGCAGGTAGCAGTCGGAGATGTTGTGCAAGTGCACGCAGAGTTCCGAGGACGAACCTGCGTTGTGGACGACGTGGGTGGCTTTGTTGTAACACACCCGGATTACCTGATAAGCACGACAACAGTGGTTGGGTCTATGTTTTGTGCACGTAAAAGTGTCCTATCGCTCAAGTACAAGGACATTGAAGGACCCAACAAGGAAATGCTAATGGGAAGCATTGCTCACGAACTCTTCCAGCTG GCTATTCAAGAGAAAGCAACAGAAGATTCCATGAGGGCAATGCTAGACAGGCTCTTGCAGAGGAACGACATCTTACACGAAAT GTATGGCCTCAAACTCCCTGGAGACGACGTGAGAGAATACGGCGAAAAACTCATTCCAAACGTGGCCCGTTGGTTGTCGGATTACGTAGTTCCGCAACGGACCTCCAAGTTCAGGAGTCGTAAAGACGTCAGTGTAACAGCAGTCAGAGACATTGAAGAAAACTATTGGTGTCCACGACTCGGACTCAAAGGGAAAGTAGATGCAACGACCGAGGTCACCATCCATGGACCGAGTGGCTCGGCAGAGAAGAAACTGATACCGTTGGAGTTGAAAACTGGCAAACACAGTTTCTCTTTTGAGCACATGGGACAG GTGATCTTGTATTCTTTGATGATGTCCGAACGTTTTGATGAAGACACATCAGAAGGTCTGCTGCTGTACATCCGTGATGGCGTTGACATGAAGCGCGTTCCGTCGAAGCACACAGACTGTTGTGGCCTTCTGCAGAGGCGCAACGACTTAGCATATCATCTTGCAAAGCAGCGCTGCTTGGAGGTGGATTTGAAAAATGGAACAGTCTGTGCACCTCAAGACATTCTGCCACCGCCAATAAACAGTGACCGATACTGTCCCCGTTGCCCTCTGTCAACAGTATGTTCAATTTATCAAAA CACTGCCACCAATGACACTGTGGAGGCCACCAAGGAGTTGCCTTCTTTTGCCAAAGAAAGTATCCAGCACCTTTCCCCGTCTCACCTGAACTACTTCAATACCTGGTGTAGTTTGCTCGACCTTGAACTCCTCCATAGTACAGCACGTAATCAGGACAGATTCTGGTTAGAAGATGCACCTAAAAG GGAGGAAAACGGCCTGTGCCTCAGTGGCTTACGTATGATCGACACACGAAACATTTCACCTCTATGTGGTGATGGCAGGCAGGCGACATTTCACCACTGCTTCAGACGGCAAATTTCAGCTACGAAACGGACCACCCTGGTGCCCACAAGTCTGGGCATCGGAGACCGTGTGGCCGTGAGTGACCAACATTGGACAAAAACTGTTGCCTTTGCAGTTGGAACCATAGTTGATCTAGACGAAAATGAGGTCACAGTAAAGCTTGACAG GAATGTGTTCACATACCCTAACTGGCAGAAAGCCACCTTTCGAATTGACCGTCTTCACTCGTCAGCAGTATTTGCCATCTGCTTCTCAAACTTGGCACTGTTGATGTCCAACGATGAGAAGTCTGAGAAACTACGAAGCTTTGTGATTGACGGAGTCCCACCCACATTCAAGAAGACGCTGCCCAAACAGTGGATAGTGACTTGTCACAAGGCTCTTAAGCCTTTGAATGATGTTCAGCGTCGTGCCATTGTGAAGTTTCTGCTTGCTGATGATTACTTGCTCATCAAAGGGATGCCTGGAACAG GCAAGACTACAACCATAGCAGCCCTGATAGAAGCTTtggtgctgcttgggcagacTGTACTGCTGGCGAGCTACACACACAGTGCCGTCGACAATATCTTGCTCAAACTGGCAAATAAAGGTGTCCCGTTTGTTAGGCTTGGTGCCCAAAACAGGATTCATGACCGCATCACAGAGTTCAGTGCCGATTTCCAAACAAGGATGCTGAAAACAACCAAGGCGCTGGAAGAATTTTACAGCAACCAG CCAATCATAGCAACCACATGCCTTGGCCTAAGTCATCCTGCCATATATCGCCGTGGCCTCTTCGATGTGTGCATCATAGATGAGGCAAGTCAGGCCATGCAGCCTTCCTGCCTCGGCCCTCTGTACCGTGCCAGACGGTTCGTACTAGTTGGTGACCCTCAGCAATTGCCTCCAGTTATCCAAAGCCAAGATGCTCG AAAGCTAGGAATGGATACCAGCCTTTTTGAAAGAATGCAGACCAACCATAACACAGTCACGCTTTCTGTGCAGTACAGAATGAACAG TGAAATTATGCACCTCTGCAACTCCCTCACATACGAAGGAAAACTGCAATGTTCCTCGCAAAAAGTGCGCAATGCAACCGTCTTGTTACCGGAGGTGAACAATTTCTCTGAGCTCCTCCCCCCAGACTCCTGGGTGATGCAAGCTGCGAGCCGGGAGCTTTCACAGTCTGTCATTTTCGTCTGCACTGACACCACTGACGCTGCTGAGGATGCTAATATGACAGGAAGTACGAGCAACAAGGTGGAAGCTCTTATTGTCTCTCAGCTTCTGCACGTTTTCACAAAG AGTGGCATGGGGACTACAGAAATTGGCGTCATTACACCATTCCGGAAGCAAGTGCAGCTTTTGAAGGACCTGTTGTGCAGTTACAGGGGTGTTGACATCAGCACTGTTGACCAATACCAAGGCAGAGAAAAGACTGCCATACTTTTCTCCTGCGTTAAAAGCCACGAAAAGGAAGTTTCT GATACAGAAATACTAAATGATCGACGCCGTCTCAACGTGGCCATCAGTAGAGCTAGACACAAGCTCGTGTTGATTGGAAACAGGAGCACGGTGCAGAAGTATCAACCTTTCAAGGAGCTCCTAAATTGTTTACGACCTGATCAGTTCATCTTCCTGAAGCCTGGAGATGAAAATATCTATAGGGAAATTATATACGCTGTATAA
- the LOC135370359 gene encoding protein NipSnap-like gives MRDEKMANLWRMRCLLSPSSYSLGLQISRCIATSQSHNAGTSEGWLNKLLHVRKIEPGKDSHSRLLSDTETVYELQIHDVKPEAVEPYLKGYEKYSQLLQSKSSDTRLIGSWQVVIGDQDQYIHVWQFKQGWRTAHNTISVCNEDADLRALQRDEAKYLRARQNQLMLPFSFWGNPEPKDHGGMYEIRSYVLKPGTMIEWGNNWARGITFRRANAVAGFFSQIGQLYMVHHIWTYKDLQARKDIREDNWRKPGWDECVAYTVPLIREMRSRWMSPTSFSPLK, from the exons ATGCGAGATGAGAAGATGGCGAACTTGTGGAGGATGAGATGTTTGCTATCGCCGTCTTCATATTCTCTAGGCTTGCAAATATCAAG ATGCATAGCAACAAGCCAAAGTCACAATGCCGGCACCTCTGAAGGGTGGCTCAACAAGTTGCTTCACGTCAGAAAAATCGAACCAGGAAAAGATTCTCACTCACGCCTCCTGTCAGACACAGAGACAGTTTACGAACTTCAAA TTCACGATGTCAAGCCAGAAGCAGTAGAGCCATATTTGAAGGGATA CGAGAAATACAGCCAACTTCTCCAATCGAAATCGTCAGACACCAGACTGATTGGTAGCTGGCAGGTTGTCATTGGGGACCAAGACCAATATA TTCATGTATGGCAGTTCAAACAAGGTTGGCGTACAGCTCACAATACAATCAGCGTCTGCAACGAAGACGCGGACCTCCGTGCTCTTCAGAGGGACGAAGCAAAGTACCTACGTGCTCGGCAGAACCAACTTATGCTTCCCTTCAGCTTTTGGGGTAACCCTGAACCCAAAGATCATGGAGGAATGTATGAGATACGTTCCTATGTGCTCAAG CCTGGCACGATGATTGAATGGGGAAACAACTG GGCACGGGGAATCACATTTCGACGTGCCAATGCCGTAGCTGGATTTTTCTCACAGATTGGGCAGCTGTATATGGTGCACCACATTTGGA CATACAAGGACCTGCAGGCCAGAAAGGATATTCGTGAAGACAACTGGAGAAAGCCTGGTTGGGATGAATGTGTCGCCTACACAG TTCCACTTATCAGGGAAATGCGATCCAGATGGATGAGTCCAACGTCATTCTCTCCACTAAAATGA